In the Salvia miltiorrhiza cultivar Shanhuang (shh) chromosome 8, IMPLAD_Smil_shh, whole genome shotgun sequence genome, AATGAGTGATCATAGAAAGCGAGTCTCTCACCTTCCATTATAAATCAATCTTTGAACCTAATATGGCATTTTGGTTTCTTTTGCAGGCATCCATGTAAATAGCAGAATGCCGAATTTTTCTGCTCAATTGGAAACATCAGTTGAAAGGAAAGCATGAGAATCCGCATCTTACTTTTCAAGTCATCtacattttcttcttttttttttggctgtGTAATTGTCAATGCCACATTGGCAAATGTACGTGTTTATTAATCAAGCTAACAAATGAACTCGTCAATTCAGCCAAGATTCTTCACCTAATTCTGCACATGTAGTTTAAGAATGAATTCAGTTGATTAACATAAACAAAAGTTAGGATTATATCGGCCAACTAATTATTTAATACTAGGATCcatgtatatataattaacagGGGATTCTTCATCCAGCCAATTCTTGATGCCCGAACTTCCTTGAAGCTGCATCGACCCTATTTCCGAAACATCTAAAAACTCACCCCCGACCCCTAAATGCGGGGCGTCGTAATCGCTAACATAACCTTCCCATGGATGACCAGCTTCCAAACCCGCGTCTTCTGCTGTCAAGAATCCAGGAACACCATTCTCCACCACCACATTCTGCGGAGAAGAGATGGGACGCTGGTCTGCAGGATTCATCGCTACCGAGTCACCCTTGTCTGCAGTATAAAGGATCAAATCCTGTGCATCTAGTGATGGTGGATCAGAATTGCAGAGCTGGGGCTGATGTTTCACGAATCTTCTCATGGTTCTAGAGGAGGAAGGAATGGTCTGGGAGTGGAGCATTGTAGCCAAGAATGAGATCATCTGCTTGTGTCTCGTCTCTGCTGCCTCGAGCTTCTCCTCCACCACTCCCATGTGCTGAACCGTACAACGCTGCTCGTGCTGCAATCCCATCACCTCCTCCGTCATcaaccttctctctctcctcaactCTTTAATGTCACCTTCCAATGCATTAGATGATCCCTCAAGCTGCTGCTGTGGATTGTGTGATTTCCGTCTTTGTATTGTTTTCAGTAGATGCCTCTGCCCTCGTACAAATCCTCCATTTGTGAACTCCCATTTATCCGTGTCTATTTTGCGAAATCCCTGCACATATATGCAACCATAATTAAATTTCACAACACATATTAACCTAGCTCATCATATTATTAGTAGCTTCAACATTCACAGCTCAAACATAAGCATGCATGCTCAATATCCAGCTACTTCACACAAAATGTTGAGTGCAAGAGTGAGAAATAAAGCTTAAATTCTACCTCTCACTTGCTTCTTCCGAGCATAGATTTGAAGACGATGGGAACATCTCCAGAAAATCTTAGAATCCAAACTCAGAACAGAACATATCCACAATTTTACTCACAATTACAATCCGCTACAAAATTTCTACAAATTACAGAGCAACCTAACATATACAATAGCTAAATGGAACATACAATAATGAATCCTcacaaaaaaaggaaacaaacaaAGAGAAGATGATTCCAGTAACAATACCCACATAAGTATTAAGCTGACGAACGAAACTGGAGAAATTATTGTGTTTGAAATTCCGAGGCAAAACCAGCCTCGCGAACTCCACAGGGTCCCACACCACGAAGCTCTTTCCCTTCTCCTCCCACGATATTATGCTATCCAGCGACGGATCATCCGTTAGATCATACGTTTTCGACAGAAACCGCGGAATCGGCGGCGATGCTTGCAAGCGGCCGAGGGGAATCGAAGCTCGCCACAGAGGGCGGCGGGCGTAGAGGAAGGCTCTCTGGCTCAGTGCTAGTGGAGAAGCGGCGGTGAAGCGGGGTTTGAATGTTGTGACTGTGAGCGCCCATGGATTtataatctttttctttttttcttttttggagaCAGATGAAAATGGTGAGATATAAATAGGTATTGGGGGCACCTGGAAAATATCTAGTTAAGGCGGTGGATGCCTCTGCTAAGTTATCAACAAGCTGAGCTGCCATTGCTTTCTCGTCCTTTCAACCAATCGCACTCTGCCATTCGGAAACATAGTCTTAAGAGTTAAGCCTAACTGTTGCATGGCAAGGCGGCGTCAACAAGTCTACACTCATTTATTCACTGCTCCTACACGACTGATGCTTtctagaattttttttctttctcaagccacaatttgatttttattatcTTCTTAAAATTCATGGTCGTTATTTCTCTCACTAATTATAATAAGTCACGAAAGTAACAACCAAGACCATACAAATTTGGCAACAGAAAAGAACCCAAGTCATGGAATATACCATAATAAAACTAACCCAGAAGTGTAGAATGCTTTTCATTGAGAATCCTGCTTTTGCTTCTTTGGTGTTGTAGGAGGCGGCTTAGCTTCCCGTCGCTCCGTCTACAAGATCATATAGAATCGTCCAAGTACAAGATTGTTTGGTCGCTTCTTAGTGTGAGAAGCAAGCTGCAGAAGAGAAAATCAACATGATTAAAACAAACAGCCAGTGATTTGGGTATTGCGGAAGTCAGTCTATATCACACTATTACAAAGCTGAGCGCAACGGATATAAAGGGAGACAAATCTTTGCAGTCAGATTCATCCAAAACAAATGTTAAAATCATCAACAGAAACTACATGAAGGAGGCAAATTACAAACATAATTTACCAGAAGAAAAATAACGGCCGGGTTTAACCAATGAGGGAATAATGCCGTTTATCACTTAAATGTCACTATTATGTAGTTGCTTTGGACAAGACAACCAAGCTGGAAAGTTGTAACCAATACAACATACACTAGGCACAATTGCAAGAACCACAAATGACTTTTACAAACTTAACACTTAAAGAACACTCTTTTGAAATTCAAAATGAAAAAGTAGTCATGCTTATTATTtgccttatttttatttttataatttaccAATTTTTATGCTTCTCTCTCTGTTTCTTTTTGAAACATGTACTAGACTACTAGTAATTTCTTTTTGTgtattagagcatctccaaggGTTCCTCTATTTTAGAGGGCCCTTCACTCTATTATAGAGTTGAAATATAGAGTTTTTACATtttcatctccaacaatcaactcTACATTTCCCTCTACAATAGAATATCCTTTTTTATGctctttattattaaattattttatcaattcaattattatatatcatatatatatttataaataaatatatttatattcaattaaatgcaattaaaattaaaattgaaatataaaataatttaattttttttagaaaaattaattaataaagtgctatatttaaatattataaaacgattaatttatttcaacaacataaaaactgaaattacatAATACTCTTGGAATTAAACATTACACAATACTTAACAAAGCATCAATTAcataataaaactaactaatttTCTAAATTAGAAAACTCATCACATATATGATCGACTAATGCATCACGAAGCGCAAAGTGAGCCACtctatctttcatttttttatagcGTCCAAGAAATTCTTGGAAATGGTTTGTTTCATTTGGCATTGTTTCAACATCTGGAATTGGCACTTCTCTTGCAATTTCAATTGGTGCAGACAGGTCACGTTCATCCTCAACAATCATATTGTGCATAATAATACACGCTTTCATTATATTATCCAAATATTTCTTTTGCCAGTAGCAAGCTGGATTTGCAACAATTGCAAATCGACTTTGAAGAACTCCGAATGCACGCTCCACATCTTTCCTACACGATTCCTGTCTCATTGCAAAAAACTTTTTTTTCACAGAGCGTGGCTCATGAAAAGTTTGTACAAGTGTGGACCACTTGGGATATATACCATCTGCTAAATAATAGCCCACATTATACTCTTTTCCTTGTATGACATAATGTGCGGGTGGAGTGATA is a window encoding:
- the LOC130997944 gene encoding heat stress transcription factor A-3-like, which produces MKSILHFWGFRKIDTDKWEFTNGGFVRGQRHLLKTIQRRKSHNPQQQLEGSSNALEGDIKELRRERRLMTEEVMGLQHEQRCTVQHMGVVEEKLEAAETRHKQMISFLATMLHSQTIPSSSRTMRRFVKHQPQLCNSDPPSLDAQDLILYTADKGDSVAMNPADQRPISSPQNVVVENGVPGFLTAEDAGLEAGHPWEGYVSDYDAPHLGVGGEFLDVSEIGSMQLQGSSGIKNWLDEESPVNYIYMDPSIK